The genomic DNA GCCTTCGCGCCCGTCCACATCGCCCCGGAAGTCGTGCGGGGCTTCGAGCACCTTCGGGTCGCAGCCTACCACCTGGAGACGCGACTGGTCGACACCGGGCAGGGGAAACTCGTCGGCTTCCAGGGCTGGTGCGAGTACCGGTCGGACGCCGTCGAACCGCCGGTGCGTGCGGCGGCACGCGCGCTGGCCGAGTTCGCGACCTACGCCGGCGTGGGACACAAGGTCGCCATGGGACTCGGCCAGGCTGGACTGGCTCTGTCCTGCTCCCCGGAGCGAGCCGACCGGACGACGGCTTGAGCGCGCCGCGGCGGACGAGCCGCGGGCCTCCACCCCGGCAGGTGGCCGTTTCCCGCAGCGCCGCGCGAGGCCGCGATCGACCGGCCGCGGGGCGAGCCGGGCATCGAGCAGGTTGGCATGCTCGCTGACCGGCCGGTATGCTCAGCGATACCGCAACGGTCAGGCGCGGAAGGGGGGCTTCCCATGCTGGTCATCGTCTGCTACGATATCAGCGACGACAGCAAGCGGACGCGCCTTTACAAGTGGCTGCAGGGATACGGGACGCCGGTACAACGCTCGGTGTTCGAGTGTGACCTTCGGGCGAACGAGCTGGATCGTGTCCGGCGGTACCTACGGCGGGTCGCCGACCCACGGGTCGACGGCGTGCGGTTGTACCTCCTGTGCGAAGCGTGCGCCCGCAAGGTCGAGATC from Thermomicrobium sp. 4228-Ro includes the following:
- the cas2 gene encoding CRISPR-associated endonuclease Cas2, giving the protein MLVIVCYDISDDSKRTRLYKWLQGYGTPVQRSVFECDLRANELDRVRRYLRRVADPRVDGVRLYLLCEACARKVEIVAGTPREPLPDFLIV